Proteins encoded in a region of the Prochlorothrix hollandica PCC 9006 = CALU 1027 genome:
- the ctaD gene encoding cytochrome c oxidase subunit I, with protein sequence MAQAQIPLDNAPALEPSGGVEHLPPWKWYHYFGYNIDHKVIGIQYLVLSFFFYLVGGLMALAMRTELYTANPDVVDPTLYNAFLTNHGTIMIFLWVVPAAIGGFGNYLIPLMVGARDMAFPNLNAIAFWLNPPAGLLLLSSFYFGGAQSGWTSYPPLSLITAPMAQSMWILSIVLVGTSSIMGAVNFLVTLIKMRQPGLVWTQLPLFCWAMAATSALALISTPVLAAGLILLLFDINFGTSFFRPDEGGNVIIYQHLFWFYSHPAVYLMILPIFGIMSEIIPPHARRPIFGYKAIAYSSVAICVVGLFVWVHHMFTSGTPPWMRIFFTISTLIVSVPTGVKIFSWVATLWGGKIRYTSAMLFAVGLISMFVIGGISGVTLGAVPFDIHVHDTYYVVGHFHYVLFGGSVFGIYAGIYHWFPKMTGRMLNETWGKVHFAMTFVGTHLTFLPMHELGLQGMPRRVALYDAQFEALNQLCTYGAMLLGLSVLPFFANVIWSWLYGPKASDNPWNALTLEWTTSSPPIVENWPGAVPKAGDPYGYGHKPGRRTIDSVTGSDLWGP encoded by the coding sequence ATGGCACAAGCACAGATTCCCTTGGATAATGCTCCAGCCCTTGAACCGTCAGGCGGTGTTGAGCATCTTCCCCCGTGGAAGTGGTACCACTATTTCGGGTACAACATCGATCACAAGGTCATCGGGATTCAATACCTGGTGCTGTCCTTCTTCTTCTACCTCGTTGGGGGGTTGATGGCGTTGGCGATGCGCACCGAGCTTTATACGGCCAACCCTGATGTGGTGGATCCCACCCTCTACAATGCCTTTTTGACCAACCACGGCACCATCATGATTTTTCTGTGGGTGGTTCCGGCGGCGATCGGGGGCTTTGGTAACTACCTGATTCCCTTGATGGTGGGGGCGCGGGACATGGCCTTCCCCAACTTGAACGCGATCGCCTTTTGGCTCAACCCCCCAGCGGGGTTATTGCTGTTAAGTAGCTTCTACTTTGGCGGTGCCCAGAGTGGTTGGACCTCCTACCCGCCCCTCAGCTTAATCACCGCTCCCATGGCCCAAAGCATGTGGATCCTGAGCATTGTGCTGGTGGGGACCTCCTCGATCATGGGGGCCGTCAACTTTTTGGTGACCCTGATCAAAATGCGCCAGCCCGGTTTAGTCTGGACCCAGTTGCCCCTGTTTTGCTGGGCCATGGCGGCCACCTCAGCCCTGGCGTTAATATCCACCCCCGTTTTGGCGGCGGGCCTGATCCTGTTGCTGTTTGACATTAACTTTGGCACTTCCTTTTTTCGCCCGGATGAGGGGGGAAATGTCATTATCTACCAGCATTTATTCTGGTTCTATTCCCACCCGGCAGTTTATCTGATGATCCTGCCGATTTTCGGCATTATGTCGGAAATTATCCCCCCCCACGCCCGACGGCCTATTTTTGGCTATAAGGCGATCGCCTACTCCAGTGTTGCCATCTGTGTGGTGGGTCTGTTTGTCTGGGTTCACCACATGTTCACCAGTGGCACCCCCCCCTGGATGCGCATTTTCTTTACCATTTCCACCCTGATCGTCTCGGTCCCGACGGGGGTCAAAATCTTTAGTTGGGTGGCCACCCTCTGGGGCGGCAAAATCCGCTACACCAGCGCCATGCTGTTTGCGGTGGGCCTGATTTCCATGTTTGTGATTGGGGGCATCAGTGGCGTGACCCTAGGGGCTGTGCCCTTCGATATCCATGTCCACGACACCTATTATGTGGTGGGCCATTTCCACTATGTCTTGTTTGGGGGGTCGGTCTTTGGCATCTATGCCGGGATTTACCACTGGTTCCCCAAAATGACCGGACGCATGTTAAACGAAACCTGGGGTAAGGTGCATTTTGCCATGACCTTTGTGGGCACCCACCTCACCTTTCTGCCCATGCATGAGTTGGGTCTCCAGGGGATGCCCCGCCGGGTGGCCCTCTATGATGCCCAGTTTGAAGCCCTGAACCAACTCTGTACCTATGGGGCCATGTTGTTGGGGCTGTCGGTGCTGCCCTTCTTCGCCAATGTCATTTGGAGCTGGCTCTACGGGCCGAAGGCTTCCGATAATCCCTGGAATGCCTTGACCCTGGAATGGACCACCAGTTCGCCACCGATCGTGGAAAACTGGCCCGGAGCCGTCCCCAAGGCAGGGGATCCCTATGGCTATGGCCACAAACCGGGGCGACGCACCATCGACAGCGTCACCGGTTCCGATCTCTGGGGACCCTAG